The following proteins come from a genomic window of Diceros bicornis minor isolate mBicDic1 chromosome 4, mDicBic1.mat.cur, whole genome shotgun sequence:
- the UFC1 gene encoding ubiquitin-fold modifier-conjugating enzyme 1 yields the protein MADEATRRVVSEIPVLKTNAGPRDRELWVQRLKEEYQSLIRYVENNKNADNDWFRLESNKEGTRWFGKCWYIHDLLKYEFDIEFDIPITYPTTAPEIAVPELDGKTAKMYRGGKICLTDHFKPLWARNVPKFGLAHLMALGLGPWLAVEIPDLIQKGVIQHKEKCNQ from the exons ATGGCGGACGAGGCTACCCGGCGTGTCGTGTCGGAGATCCCGGTGCTGAAGACTAACGCCGGACCTCGAGATCGGGAGTTGTGGGTGCAGCGACTCAAGGAGGAATATCAGTCTCTTATCCGG TATGTGGAAAACAACAAGAATGCGGACAATGATTGGTTCCGACTGGAGTCCAACAAGGAAGGGACTCG GTGGTTTGGAAAATGCTGGTACATCCATGACCTCCTCAAATATGAGTTTGACATCGAGTTTGAC ATTCCTATCACATATCCCACTACTGCTCCAGAAATTGCTGTCCCTGAACTGGATGGAAAAACAGCAAAGATGTACAG GGGTGGCAAAATATGCCTGACAGATCACTTTAAGCCTTTGTGGGCCAGGAACGTGCCCAAGTTTGGACTAGCTCATCTCATGGCTCTGGGG CTGGGTCCATGGCTGGCAGTGGAAATCCCGGATCTGATTCAGAAGGGTGTGATTCAGCATAAAGAGAAATGCAACCAATGA